The Candidatus Dormiibacterota bacterium sequence GGTGGCCCGCAGCCGGCGGATCAGGCTCGACTCGATCTCGAGGCCGGTGGCGTCGCCCCGGGCGTGGAGGATGCGGGACCGGGTGTGGGCCGCCTCACGCCCGAGCAGCAGGGCGCCGTCCTGGGTGTCGAAGCTCACCCCCCACTCGACCAGGTCGCGGACCCGGCGCGGCCCCTCCTCGACGAGGACGCGGACCGCGGCCTCGTCGCAGAGCCCGCGACCGGCGGCGAGGGTGTCGGCGAGGTGGAGCTCGGGGGTGTCGTCGCCGGCCACGGCGGCGGCGATGCCCCCCTGGGCCCACCGGCTGCAGCCGTCGTCGAGCGCCGCCTTGGTGACCACCGTGACCCGGGCCCGGCCGGCGGCGACCAGCGCCGCCACCAGGCCCGCGATGCCGCTGCCGATGACGACCAGGTCCGCTGCGTCGCCCGGGGTCTCCGTCGAGCTCGGTGGGTTCAGAGCACGCTCGCCTTCACTCGAACCCGGTTGGAGGCGTCGACCTGCACCACCCGGGGGGTGTGCGCGGCCAGCTCGGCCTCGTCGTACTGGGCGTAGGTGATCAGGATCACGGTGTCGCCGGGGTCGCCGATGTGGGCCATGGCGCCGTTGAGGGCGACCTCCCCGGGGGCCCCCTCGATCGCGTACGTGACCGCGCGGGAGCCGTTGGTGACGTTGACGATGTGCAGCTGCTCACCGACCACGATGTCGGCGAGCCGCATCAGCTCGCTGTCGATGCTGCAGGAGCCCTCGTAGTGCAGATCCGCCCGCGTCACGGTGGCGCGGTGGATCTTCGACTTCATGACGGTACGCTGCACGGGCGGCTCCTACCGGCGGGGGCGACCTCTGGGCGAACCGGCGAGGTGGCGCCGCCGACGAAGGCAGTCGTTGGCGCGTCCGCCGCTCCCAGGCAGAGAGTGTCGATCAGCCGGGTCGCGCCTATTCTAGCAGCGACCAGGATTCGGGCCCGGCCGCCAACCTGCTCAACCGGCTCGAAGCTGCCCTCGTCGACGACCGCGATGTACTCCACGACGAGGTCCGGTGAGGCGCCGGCAACCGCGGCGGCGGCGGC is a genomic window containing:
- the panD gene encoding aspartate 1-decarboxylase, which translates into the protein MQRTVMKSKIHRATVTRADLHYEGSCSIDSELMRLADIVVGEQLHIVNVTNGSRAVTYAIEGAPGEVALNGAMAHIGDPGDTVILITYAQYDEAELAAHTPRVVQVDASNRVRVKASVL